A DNA window from Undibacterium sp. YM2 contains the following coding sequences:
- a CDS encoding transglycosylase SLT domain-containing protein encodes MAGAKHHKTKNFSHNGDPLTADSQGDSRTWGDANDHVKFQVQKEIVQQAGKANLSQKDTANLLALAEVESGFNPDAATTSRKSSASGVFAITDSTAKDATERLSGTKRIGGYEVAEKYDRFNTASNVSFGIAVYLDKKKVAGSDDVGDIYKAWNTNPAEYNKLLTRLDKHATQYDKDLTNKVWDGPGPAAPVKPVTPAKPGETAEPAKSTKLAAEEPKKSGDVLSSIPLLNKAGQDADKNWNMLMGTDSPSSRMMMRVPEPVKKETVKPQ; translated from the coding sequence ATGGCAGGCGCAAAACATCATAAAACCAAGAACTTTAGCCATAACGGCGATCCACTGACGGCAGACTCCCAGGGCGACAGCCGCACCTGGGGGGATGCGAATGATCATGTGAAGTTTCAAGTGCAAAAAGAAATTGTGCAGCAGGCGGGCAAAGCCAATCTGTCACAAAAGGACACTGCCAATTTGCTGGCGCTGGCCGAGGTGGAGTCTGGTTTCAACCCTGACGCCGCAACGACTTCGCGCAAGTCTTCTGCATCCGGTGTGTTTGCGATTACCGACAGCACGGCCAAAGATGCAACAGAAAGATTGAGCGGCACCAAGCGCATAGGTGGCTATGAAGTGGCCGAAAAATACGACAGGTTCAACACGGCATCGAATGTGTCGTTCGGTATTGCAGTCTATCTGGATAAAAAGAAGGTCGCCGGTTCTGATGATGTCGGTGATATCTACAAAGCCTGGAATACCAACCCGGCAGAATACAATAAATTGCTGACTCGCCTCGACAAGCATGCAACACAGTATGATAAAGACCTGACCAATAAGGTCTGGGACGGCCCAGGCCCGGCAGCACCCGTCAAACCCGTAACGCCCGCCAAGCCTGGTGAAACAGCAGAGCCAGCAAAATCTACTAAACTGGCAGCAGAAGAGCCCAAAAAATCTGGCGATGTGTTGTCATCCATCCCGTTGTTGAACAAGGCAGGGCAGGATGCCGACAAAAACTGGAATATGCTGATGGGTACGGATTCACCCTCCAGCCGCATGATGATGCGGGTGCCGGAGCCGGTGAAGAAAGAGACTGTCAAGCCGCAATAG
- a CDS encoding LysR family transcriptional regulator, translating into MSIPDLNLLITLDAVLAEGSVARAAARLRLSPSAMSRALARLRETTGDPLLVRAGRGLVPTPRALELREQVSQLVQDAQAALRPVAELDLAKLTQTFTLRTSDGFVENFGPALIARISAEAPGVRLTFMPKLNKDSTLLRDGTVDLETGVVGDAISPEVRTRALFRDRFIGVMRMGHPLSELVMTPAVYASGKHVLVARRTQSKGPMADALKPYGLERDVLTTVGGFSAALALARASDLIATVPARHTGNLRAGMHSFELPFPALEITVSMLWHPRMDADPGHRWLRQCLWEVCAG; encoded by the coding sequence ATGTCTATCCCCGACCTGAACCTGCTGATTACTCTGGATGCCGTGCTTGCAGAAGGCAGCGTGGCGCGTGCTGCTGCCAGGCTGCGGCTGAGTCCATCTGCCATGAGCCGCGCGCTGGCACGCCTGCGCGAGACCACGGGTGACCCTTTGCTGGTCAGGGCAGGGCGCGGTCTGGTGCCTACACCGAGGGCGCTGGAGTTGCGTGAACAGGTTAGCCAACTGGTGCAGGATGCACAGGCGGCATTGCGCCCGGTTGCTGAGCTTGATCTTGCCAAATTGACGCAGACTTTTACCCTGCGCACCAGCGATGGCTTTGTCGAAAACTTTGGCCCCGCCCTGATCGCCCGCATCAGTGCAGAAGCGCCAGGTGTGCGCCTGACTTTCATGCCGAAATTGAACAAGGACAGCACGCTCTTGCGTGATGGCACAGTCGATCTGGAAACCGGCGTGGTCGGCGATGCCATCAGCCCTGAAGTACGTACCCGCGCCTTGTTCCGTGACCGTTTCATTGGCGTCATGCGCATGGGGCATCCCTTGAGCGAGCTTGTCATGACGCCAGCCGTGTATGCATCTGGCAAACATGTGCTGGTGGCTCGCCGCACGCAGAGCAAGGGGCCGATGGCGGATGCATTGAAGCCGTATGGGCTGGAGCGCGATGTGCTGACGACCGTGGGGGGCTTTTCTGCGGCGCTGGCATTGGCGCGGGCATCTGATTTGATTGCTACCGTACCTGCGCGGCATACGGGCAATTTGCGGGCGGGCATGCATAGTTTTGAGCTGCCATTTCCTGCGCTGGAGATTACTGTCTCGATGTTATGGCACCCGCGTATGGATGCTGATCCTGGGCACCGGTGGTTGCGGCAGTGTTTGTGGGAGGTTTGTGCGGGGTAG
- a CDS encoding MFS transporter has protein sequence MKAVPESIAATVTSSAGSPQMSSSVRWILASLSLSMLLSSLGTSIANVGLPTLTHVFNASFQQVQWVVVAYLLAITTLIVSVGRLGDMVGRKRLLLAGIALFTIASALCGAAPTLNMLIAARAVQGLGAAIMMALTMAFVGETVSKEKTGSAMGLLGTMSAVGTALGPSLGGILIAGVNWRAIFLINLPLGILSFILAQRYLPQDQQANNKANNKANNKASQRFDHTGTLMLALTLAAYALAMTLGRGHFGALNLALLLAAILGAALFILVETKVASPLIRPALFRDINLSTSLAMNTLVATVMMATLVVGPFYLSRSLALSDAMVGLVMSIGPIISACSGVVAGRIVDRMGAPATVTSGLVAMVTGAFALALLPSIIGISGYVIAITILTPGYQLFQAANNTAVMQEIAPNQRGLISGMLNLSRNLGLITGATLMGAVFAWASASSDIRAATPVAIATGMQITFIVAGVMLVMALGIAGTGRLLAKSNPTV, from the coding sequence ATGAAAGCCGTACCAGAATCTATCGCTGCGACTGTAACAAGTAGTGCAGGCAGCCCACAAATGTCATCCTCAGTTCGCTGGATACTCGCCAGCCTGTCGCTGTCCATGTTGCTGTCTTCACTGGGCACCAGCATCGCCAATGTGGGATTACCAACCCTGACGCATGTATTCAATGCCTCATTCCAGCAAGTGCAATGGGTAGTCGTCGCCTACCTGCTCGCCATCACCACCCTTATTGTCAGCGTAGGCCGCCTGGGGGATATGGTGGGGCGCAAACGCCTGTTGCTGGCAGGTATTGCCCTGTTCACGATCGCTTCTGCCCTGTGCGGCGCAGCCCCCACATTGAATATGCTGATCGCTGCCCGCGCGGTGCAAGGCCTGGGGGCCGCCATCATGATGGCGTTGACCATGGCCTTTGTCGGTGAAACCGTTAGCAAAGAGAAAACCGGTAGCGCCATGGGTTTGCTGGGTACCATGTCTGCCGTTGGCACGGCCCTTGGCCCTTCACTGGGCGGTATACTGATTGCGGGCGTCAACTGGCGCGCGATCTTCCTGATCAATCTGCCGCTGGGCATCCTGAGTTTCATACTCGCGCAACGTTACCTGCCACAAGACCAGCAAGCCAACAACAAAGCCAATAATAAAGCCAATAATAAAGCCAGCCAGCGCTTTGATCACACAGGCACACTCATGCTGGCCCTGACTCTGGCCGCTTATGCCCTCGCCATGACGCTGGGTCGCGGACATTTTGGCGCACTGAATCTGGCATTGCTGCTTGCCGCAATCCTTGGCGCGGCGTTGTTCATACTGGTAGAAACCAAAGTCGCATCACCACTGATACGCCCCGCCCTATTCCGCGACATCAATCTCAGCACCAGCCTGGCCATGAACACCCTGGTCGCCACCGTCATGATGGCCACGCTGGTGGTCGGCCCTTTCTACCTATCGCGCTCGCTGGCACTTAGCGATGCCATGGTCGGCCTCGTCATGTCCATAGGCCCCATAATCTCCGCCTGCAGCGGCGTTGTCGCAGGCCGCATTGTAGATCGCATGGGTGCACCAGCCACCGTCACCAGCGGGCTCGTCGCCATGGTCACAGGTGCATTCGCCCTCGCCCTGCTGCCGTCCATCATAGGCATCTCTGGCTACGTCATCGCCATCACCATACTCACACCCGGCTACCAGCTTTTCCAGGCCGCCAACAATACCGCCGTCATGCAAGAAATCGCCCCGAATCAGCGCGGCCTGATCTCGGGCATGCTCAACCTGTCCCGTAACCTCGGCCTCATCACGGGCGCAACTTTGATGGGCGCGGTATTTGCCTGGGCATCAGCAAGCAGTGACATCAGAGCAGCTACGCCAGTGGCGATTGCGACTGGCATGCAGATCACGTTTATCGTGGCAGGGGTGATGCTGGTGATGGCACTGGGCATTGCCGGGACAGGGCGATTGCTCGCAAAGTCGAATCCCACAGTTTGA
- a CDS encoding metallophosphoesterase, with protein sequence MNVRFLNERKAAKQLLSLCLPLALIACGNSKDAATPAPEPVAETPAVAVMSDVHFENVYGDLKNAKFSGIPTGDGKFATIRTMYAQLTSTRLFNENYFAFRGALDDAYARGIRLVALSGDYSDDAQPVNIDGIAAILKEYQAKGMRFFIAPGNHDPNEPYDDDEAGKNDFLTAEGKEQKVYAVNYSGCKSQDATVACTNQLMELGYEKLIAQLGEFGYMPNKADVYWETPFSSYANSTYTYDAALTSADVKNRQFEICAEGEGGSYKAEGEKTLGKAFTKCTSIIDSSYLVEPVKGVWLLSIDANVHIPNGAFDPVNAKAFKGFDGAGNAGWNKVLTHKKHLLAWIKTVTARAKAQGKRLIAFSHYPTMDFYANQTDTMKAVFKSGAFQVARVPEQATTTALAATGMQLHMGGHMHFNGTNDYKDASGNYFVNVQSPSLAVFGAAYKIVKYKDQDTVDIETVSLNNVARYNELFKYYQTEYDYLQNSSLAADVSKRWSKDILATKSYGEFTRFYFGELSRLRFMDEYWPCEMKEAATSLDAKQMLILSQLQTQVTFAQLKDIPGVLPLSATCMSKGSVSGTPVSASQLTADWTVATNKATQLATAAGYKLDDFAKISAYEFYGDFHRTVYAGELALRDMGTDRVKQYKVLMNAFPASPAAISMLDGKPSDQNAVNVLFQNQFKQVFSILKGLGSGKPSDRFTVNFKTQTLTNTNTSSASFN encoded by the coding sequence ATGAATGTTCGTTTTTTAAATGAGCGCAAGGCCGCAAAGCAATTGCTCTCATTATGCTTGCCGCTGGCACTGATCGCTTGCGGCAACAGCAAAGATGCTGCAACGCCCGCACCAGAACCCGTTGCTGAAACACCCGCCGTGGCCGTCATGTCTGACGTGCATTTTGAAAACGTCTATGGTGACCTCAAAAATGCCAAGTTCTCAGGCATACCTACTGGTGACGGCAAATTTGCCACCATACGTACCATGTATGCGCAACTGACTTCGACCCGCCTGTTTAATGAAAACTACTTTGCCTTCCGTGGCGCACTGGATGACGCTTACGCACGCGGCATCAGGCTGGTAGCCTTGTCGGGCGATTATTCTGACGATGCACAACCCGTCAACATCGATGGCATTGCCGCCATCTTGAAAGAGTATCAGGCCAAAGGCATGCGCTTCTTTATCGCGCCCGGCAATCATGATCCTAATGAGCCTTATGACGATGACGAAGCTGGCAAAAATGACTTCCTGACCGCAGAAGGCAAAGAACAAAAAGTTTATGCCGTCAATTATTCCGGCTGCAAATCACAGGACGCCACTGTCGCCTGCACCAACCAGCTCATGGAACTCGGCTACGAAAAACTGATCGCCCAACTGGGTGAATTTGGCTACATGCCCAACAAGGCTGACGTGTATTGGGAGACGCCGTTTTCCAGCTATGCCAATTCCACCTATACCTATGACGCAGCACTGACCAGCGCCGATGTAAAAAACCGCCAGTTTGAAATTTGTGCAGAAGGCGAAGGCGGCAGCTACAAGGCAGAAGGTGAAAAAACCCTGGGCAAGGCATTTACAAAATGCACCAGCATCATCGATTCCAGCTATCTGGTAGAACCGGTCAAGGGTGTCTGGCTGCTCTCAATCGACGCCAATGTCCATATCCCCAACGGCGCATTTGACCCTGTCAATGCCAAGGCATTCAAAGGCTTTGATGGCGCTGGCAATGCGGGCTGGAACAAAGTACTGACGCATAAAAAACATTTGCTGGCATGGATCAAAACCGTCACTGCCCGCGCCAAGGCCCAGGGCAAGCGCCTGATTGCATTCTCGCATTATCCGACCATGGATTTTTACGCCAACCAGACTGATACCATGAAGGCCGTCTTCAAATCGGGCGCCTTCCAGGTGGCACGTGTGCCTGAGCAGGCAACCACTACTGCACTCGCAGCCACAGGCATGCAATTGCACATGGGCGGCCACATGCACTTCAATGGCACAAATGATTACAAGGACGCATCCGGCAATTACTTCGTGAATGTACAGTCACCCTCGCTGGCCGTATTTGGTGCCGCCTACAAGATCGTCAAATACAAGGACCAGGATACCGTCGATATCGAAACCGTGTCCCTCAACAACGTGGCACGCTATAACGAACTCTTCAAGTATTACCAGACCGAGTACGACTATCTGCAAAACAGCAGTCTCGCCGCTGACGTCAGCAAGCGCTGGAGCAAGGATATCCTCGCCACCAAATCCTATGGCGAATTTACCCGCTTCTATTTTGGCGAACTCTCACGCCTGCGCTTCATGGATGAATACTGGCCTTGCGAAATGAAAGAAGCCGCCACCAGCCTTGACGCCAAACAGATGCTGATCCTGTCGCAATTGCAAACCCAGGTCACATTCGCGCAATTGAAAGACATCCCCGGCGTCTTACCGCTGAGTGCCACCTGCATGTCCAAAGGCAGCGTCAGCGGCACGCCTGTCTCAGCCAGCCAATTGACCGCCGACTGGACAGTAGCCACCAACAAGGCAACACAGCTTGCCACTGCTGCCGGTTATAAGCTGGATGACTTCGCCAAGATCAGCGCCTATGAATTCTATGGCGACTTCCACCGCACCGTCTATGCAGGCGAACTGGCTTTGCGCGACATGGGCACAGACAGGGTCAAGCAATACAAGGTCCTGATGAACGCCTTCCCGGCCAGCCCGGCTGCCATCAGTATGCTTGACGGCAAACCATCAGACCAGAATGCGGTCAACGTGCTTTTCCAAAACCAGTTCAAGCAAGTATTCAGCATTCTCAAAGGACTGGGCTCAGGCAAACCCAGCGACCGCTTCACCGTCAACTTCAAAACCCAGACGTTGACGAATACTAATACTAGCTCTGCCAGTTTTAATTAA
- a CDS encoding SMI1/KNR4 family protein produces MDSRLPLLSIREIQAGLNKEFEHLEPELSGYRLLEGNLQSRHLLDLERELSIKLPEDFRLLISEFDFGNLTIGPVSFGFSCDYTDMLLELNTKLRWWGPGARPELMIMVANSDPFAIMLDVGSGHVLAMDAELGYERATLIARNFASFFAGLGTTVLLRNQTENKKELAQRIANEIGSDDLEFWNFLMR; encoded by the coding sequence ATGGATTCCAGATTACCTTTGCTTTCAATCAGAGAAATTCAGGCTGGACTCAATAAAGAGTTTGAGCATCTCGAACCAGAGTTAAGTGGATATCGCCTGCTGGAAGGTAATCTCCAATCAAGACATCTGCTTGATTTGGAACGTGAACTTTCTATCAAATTGCCTGAAGATTTTCGACTGCTTATTTCGGAATTCGATTTTGGAAATTTAACTATTGGCCCAGTCAGTTTTGGTTTCTCTTGCGACTATACAGATATGCTGCTGGAATTGAATACAAAGCTAAGGTGGTGGGGCCCTGGTGCACGCCCTGAATTAATGATAATGGTGGCGAACTCGGATCCATTTGCAATTATGCTAGATGTTGGTAGCGGGCATGTGCTGGCAATGGATGCTGAATTGGGTTATGAAAGAGCTACTCTCATTGCAAGAAATTTTGCTTCCTTTTTTGCAGGCCTTGGAACGACTGTTTTATTACGGAATCAGACTGAAAATAAGAAAGAATTGGCACAACGAATTGCCAATGAAATAGGTAGTGATGATTTGGAGTTTTGGAATTTTTTGATGCGATAA